A segment of the Aureliella helgolandensis genome:
TCCGATCCCGCCCTGTGGGAGTTGCCGTTGATGCAATCAACCGTCGCGGAACGCCTGATGCAGCGCTACGCAGCCTCCGGAACTCCTGCCGATTTGGAGCAATGCGTTCAACTACTGAAACTTGCACCCAACGGTGCATCGCGGGAATTGCTTGTGGAAGGGCTGAACCAAGCTTTCCAGGGCCGCACCTTACCTCCCTTACCTGATGAGATTGACCGGGCACTTGAGGCATACCATGCGGCTCGCGGCGAAGCTGGCATTGTGCTGGCAGTGAAGCAGGGCAATCAATCGCAATACGACGACGCGGTCGCCAAACTGGTAGATCGCCAAGTTGATTTAGGGTTGCGGATTGAAATCGCGTCTGCCTTTGGCATTTCCCCCTATCCCAAAGCAATGAATGTCTTGCTAAGCCTGGCGACAGGCGGTGCTGCCGATACGCCCGCGCTGCAACGAGTGGCCATTCAATCGTTGAGTCTCTATGACGATCCGAAGATTCCACAAGCGATTGCCCGGGCCTTTGATTCTCAGATTTCCGGCGAGCATAATTTGCGAGCCAGCGGTTGCCGCACGTTAGCCACGCGAGCGAGTTGGGCGTTAGTGTTGTTGAATGAGATCAACCATTGGCGACTGAAGAAACAGGACATCCCAGCGGATGTGGTGCAACGACTGCGCACTTTCTCGGACCCCAAGGTGGTCGAGGCCGTAGAACAGGCCTTTGGAAAGCCAGCCGAGATATCGTCTCCCGCGCAAGTGGCTGAAATCCAACGTTTGACTTCCTTGCTAAAACAAAGCAAGGGAAATCCAGACGCAGGCGCCGCCGTCTTTACCACTCGCTGTGCAACGTGCCATCAGCTGTTTGGCAAGGGAGTGGCGATTGGTCCGCCGCTGGACAATTACGACCGAGGCAATCTTCAATTTTGGCTTCCAGCGATCATCGCTCCGAGTATCGAGATTCGCGAGGGGTACGTCTCGTACAAGATTCTGACCGATGACGGACGACTTTTGACCGGCATGATTGCCGCCCAGGATCTCAACTCAGTTACACTAGCGACCGCCGACAATCAGCGGATCATTATCGAGCGCAAGAATATCGAAGAGCTGCAAGCTATCGAGACCTCACTCATGCCCGCGGATGTCTTGAAAGAGCTGAATGACACACAGATCATTGACCTATTCGCCTATTTAACTCGTGGCGCGCGAATCGCGCCCTAACTTCAACCTGAAGAAGCATCCCATGAAAGCCTACCATCCTTGGCGTCTGCCTAACCTCATCCTGGTCCTCTCCTCACTTCTCTTTGTACAGGACTCCGTCGTGGCGCAACAGTACTTGGGGACGGTCGAACGACTATCACCGGAACTCGATTCCTTGCTGGAGCAAGACGCCAAGATGGAGATTCTTGGCAGCGGATTTACCTGGACCGAGGGCCCGGTATGGATGGGCGGAGCCGAGGGACACCTACTCTTCTCGGACATCCCCAGGAACAGCATCTTTCAATGGTCGCAAGATTCGGGCATCCGCCTATTCATGTCTCCATCGGGTTATACCGGGGTCACCTATTACGGGCTGGAACCCGGAAGCAATGGCCTGCTCAAGGACTTGCAGGGACGGCTGGTAATGTGCGAGCATGGCGATCGACGCATCAGTGTTTTGACAGAGCAGGGGGGGAAGCGGACGCTCACCGATAACTATCAGGGCAAACGCTTCAACAGCCCGAATGATGCGATCCTCAAACGCAACGGCGACCTTTACTTTACCGATCCTCCGTACGGCCTACCGGAAAGGTTTACCGACCCACATCGCGAGATCGATTTCTGTGGTGTGTACCGACTCAGTCCGGATGGTACCGTCACGCTGCTCACCAAGGAGATAGAGCGTCCCAATGGACTCGCCTTCTCTCCCGACGAAAGCACGCTGTATGTGGCGCAGTCGCATCCCGAACATGCAACTTGGACCTCCTTTCCAGTGCAAGCC
Coding sequences within it:
- a CDS encoding SMP-30/gluconolactonase/LRE family protein, producing the protein MKAYHPWRLPNLILVLSSLLFVQDSVVAQQYLGTVERLSPELDSLLEQDAKMEILGSGFTWTEGPVWMGGAEGHLLFSDIPRNSIFQWSQDSGIRLFMSPSGYTGVTYYGLEPGSNGLLKDLQGRLVMCEHGDRRISVLTEQGGKRTLTDNYQGKRFNSPNDAILKRNGDLYFTDPPYGLPERFTDPHREIDFCGVYRLSPDGTVTLLTKEIERPNGLAFSPDESTLYVAQSHPEHATWTSFPVQADGTLGKGHEFYDATHRVGAELGLPDGMTVDGAGNLWASGPGGIYIFSSEAKLLGRLLTGLATSNCTFGPEGWLYVTADSHVVRIKTKAVMLPATP